A genomic stretch from Candidatus Rokuibacteriota bacterium includes:
- a CDS encoding reverse transcriptase-like protein, whose amino-acid sequence MRRPDRPGPARPILLVVSGVCDGSRGPGGWGYVSCDSSGVERAGHGTVPETTSNRMELQAVIEGLRSLGNKARITPVRVVTASQYLVEGATGKRERSANTDLWAKLDAELRKRPVTWEWEPPNTMLYQAQAHALARQALKRALGSGPPGQLQ is encoded by the coding sequence GTGCGCCGACCTGACCGGCCCGGCCCGGCCCGCCCCATCCTGCTGGTGGTCTCCGGCGTCTGCGACGGATCCCGCGGGCCGGGGGGATGGGGGTATGTGAGCTGCGATTCCAGCGGCGTCGAGCGCGCCGGCCACGGCACGGTGCCCGAGACCACTTCCAACCGGATGGAGCTTCAGGCGGTGATCGAGGGGCTCAGGTCGCTCGGGAACAAGGCACGGATAACTCCCGTCCGCGTCGTCACCGCGAGCCAGTATCTGGTGGAGGGGGCGACGGGAAAGCGGGAGCGGAGCGCCAACACCGACCTCTGGGCCAAGCTCGACGCCGAGCTGCGCAAGCGGCCCGTGACCTGGGAGTGGGAACCGCCGAACACGATGCTCTACCAGGCCCAGGCCCACGCGCTCGCGCGCCAAGCCCTGAAGCGAGCGCTCGGCTCCGGGCCGCCGGGGCAGCTGCAGTGA
- a CDS encoding ABC transporter ATP-binding protein yields the protein MPQRLLARYLRRYALRYLAGFGFLLLASLSALAIPWMVKSAIEALEAGGGPADLGWFVGAILLLAACHGLVRLGSRFAVLGAAQRIELDLRNDLYAHLQNLPPAFYQAHRTGDLMSRASNDLAAVKQLFGFGAVSLIGTTLTFAGTLIAMLAIDPWLTLFTMAPYPVVILLAKRFNALVHVRSQAVQDQLGRLSAKVQENLAGASVVRAYTMEGREVTEFDRLNREYLGLSLRLARTQAGFSPLMGLIAGTGTLIMLWLGGKAVVDGRISLGAFVAFNGYLAHLAWPTIALGWTLSIVRRALSAMERIEEILTAEPGIRDGTSALDLPPPPPRGEASGLSVEFRNLTFAYPGRSSALREISVTIPAGSTVALVGPTGSGKSTLGILIPRLFDPPAGTVFVDGRDVRSLRLEALRLAVGYVPQESFLFSRSILENLALAGDGVSEAGIRRAAALAGFADEVEAFPEGWATVVGERGLTLSGGQRQRAALARALLRDPRILILDDAFASVDAAKEAEILGALREVFAGRTVLLITHRLRAAQLADRVLVLAEGRVVERGTHAELLAQRGLYARLWEVQQVEEELEREGMER from the coding sequence ATGCCCCAACGTCTCCTCGCGCGCTACCTCCGCCGGTACGCCCTCAGGTATCTGGCCGGCTTCGGCTTCCTCCTCCTGGCGAGCCTCTCTGCCCTCGCGATCCCGTGGATGGTGAAGAGCGCCATCGAGGCGCTCGAGGCCGGCGGGGGGCCGGCCGACCTCGGGTGGTTCGTTGGGGCGATCCTGCTCCTCGCAGCCTGCCACGGCCTGGTTCGCCTCGGCTCCCGCTTCGCGGTCCTCGGGGCGGCGCAGCGGATCGAGCTCGATCTCCGGAACGACCTGTACGCGCATCTCCAGAACCTTCCTCCCGCCTTCTATCAGGCGCACCGGACCGGCGACCTGATGTCGCGGGCCTCCAACGACCTCGCCGCGGTCAAGCAGCTCTTCGGCTTCGGAGCCGTGAGCCTCATCGGCACCACGCTCACGTTCGCCGGGACGCTGATCGCCATGCTCGCCATCGATCCCTGGCTCACGCTGTTCACCATGGCCCCGTACCCGGTCGTGATCCTCCTGGCCAAGCGCTTCAACGCGCTCGTCCACGTCCGCTCCCAGGCGGTCCAGGACCAGCTCGGGCGCCTCTCCGCCAAGGTCCAGGAGAACCTGGCCGGCGCGAGTGTCGTGCGCGCCTACACGATGGAGGGGCGCGAGGTCACCGAGTTCGACCGGCTCAACCGGGAGTATCTGGGGCTGAGCCTGCGCCTCGCCCGGACCCAGGCCGGGTTTTCCCCCCTCATGGGGTTGATCGCGGGTACCGGCACGCTGATCATGCTCTGGCTCGGCGGCAAGGCGGTGGTGGACGGCAGGATCTCCCTCGGCGCGTTCGTCGCCTTCAACGGGTACCTCGCGCACCTGGCCTGGCCCACGATCGCGCTCGGCTGGACGCTCTCGATCGTGCGCCGGGCGCTCAGCGCCATGGAGCGGATCGAGGAGATTCTCACCGCGGAGCCCGGGATTCGGGATGGGACGTCGGCGCTGGACCTTCCGCCTCCGCCGCCTAGAGGCGAAGCGTCGGGCCTGTCGGTGGAGTTCAGGAACCTGACCTTCGCGTATCCCGGGCGGAGTTCCGCGCTCCGGGAGATAAGCGTCACGATCCCGGCCGGCAGCACCGTCGCCCTCGTCGGTCCCACCGGGAGCGGGAAGTCCACGCTCGGCATCCTGATCCCGAGGCTCTTCGATCCGCCTGCCGGCACCGTGTTCGTCGACGGGCGCGACGTCCGATCGCTGCGACTTGAGGCGCTCAGGCTCGCGGTCGGCTACGTTCCCCAGGAATCCTTTCTCTTCTCGCGCTCGATCCTGGAGAACCTGGCCCTGGCCGGCGACGGCGTGAGCGAGGCCGGGATCCGGCGGGCGGCTGCGCTGGCCGGGTTCGCCGACGAGGTGGAGGCGTTCCCCGAAGGCTGGGCGACCGTCGTCGGCGAACGCGGGCTCACGCTCTCGGGCGGTCAGCGCCAGCGCGCGGCGCTGGCGCGCGCCCTCCTCCGCGATCCCCGGATCCTGATCCTCGACGACGCCTTTGCGAGCGTGGACGCGGCGAAGGAGGCTGAGATCCTGGGCGCGCTGCGGGAGGTGTTCGCCGGGCGGACCGTCCTCCTCATCACCCATCGGCTGCGGGCCGCCCAGCTCGCCGACCGGGTCCTGGTCCTCGCAGAGGGGCGGGTCGTCGAGCGGGGGACCCACGCGGAGCTGCTGGCGCAGCGTGGCCTGTACGCTCGGCTGTGGGAGGTCCAGCAGGTCGAGGAAGAGCTTGAGCGCGAAGGCATGGAGCGATGA
- a CDS encoding 2-dehydropantoate 2-reductase: MKILVMGTGAVGGYFGAKLARAGEAVTFVARGAHLDAIRARGLRIRSSVEGESVVTAPATADPATTGPADLILVCVKAFDTESAARALGPAVGPETVIVSLQNGVDNEEKLGAIVGTEHVLGGVAYLFASIEAPGVIVHSLSGRIVFGELDGSETPRARRIRETFARAGIPVELSPHIQRALWEKYLMIVAHSGMTALTGCPLGVIRSVPETRKMYRLIVEELGALAKAAGIELPPEAVDTVMTASDQLAPTVYSSLHYDLTRGKRLELEALQGYAVRLGERLGVPTPMCFAVYASLKPFVDGPPV; encoded by the coding sequence GTGAAGATTCTCGTGATGGGGACCGGCGCTGTCGGGGGGTACTTCGGCGCCAAGCTGGCCCGCGCCGGTGAAGCCGTGACGTTCGTGGCCCGCGGTGCCCACCTGGACGCCATCCGGGCGCGCGGGCTCAGGATCAGGTCGAGCGTGGAGGGGGAATCCGTTGTCACCGCTCCCGCCACCGCCGACCCCGCGACGACGGGCCCCGCGGACCTGATCCTCGTTTGCGTGAAGGCCTTCGACACGGAGAGCGCCGCCCGGGCCCTCGGGCCCGCCGTCGGGCCGGAGACCGTGATCGTGTCCCTCCAGAACGGCGTGGACAACGAGGAGAAGCTCGGCGCGATCGTGGGAACGGAGCACGTCCTCGGCGGAGTCGCGTACCTCTTCGCATCGATCGAAGCGCCGGGCGTCATCGTGCACTCGCTCTCAGGCCGGATCGTCTTCGGGGAGCTGGACGGGAGCGAGACTCCCCGCGCCCGGCGGATCCGGGAAACCTTCGCCCGTGCCGGAATCCCCGTAGAACTCTCTCCCCACATTCAGCGCGCCCTCTGGGAGAAGTACCTGATGATCGTCGCCCACAGCGGGATGACCGCGCTTACCGGCTGCCCCCTCGGGGTGATCCGCTCGGTCCCGGAGACGCGGAAGATGTACCGGCTGATCGTGGAGGAGCTGGGGGCGCTGGCCAAGGCCGCCGGGATCGAGCTTCCACCGGAGGCGGTGGACACGGTCATGACAGCGAGCGACCAGCTGGCGCCCACGGTATACTCCTCGCTCCACTACGACCTGACCCGCGGCAAGCGCCTGGAGCTGGAAGCGCTCCAGGGGTACGCGGTGCGCCTCGGCGAGCGTCTGGGCGTCCCGACGCCGATGTGCTTTGCCGTCTACGCGAGCCTCAAGCCGTTCGTTGACGGTCCCCCTGTCTGA
- the corA gene encoding magnesium/cobalt transporter CorA, with amino-acid sequence MGFIRKRPQIRLRKALGLRRRRALKTGVPPGMLVAPESQQGQPARLTVITFNPDEFQEFEPKTVEECLELVGPPGATWINVEGLGQPELLAKLGERFGLHPLALEDVVTVPQRPKVEAYGDHYFIVLRMIRLTPEVDEEQVSLFFGRGFVLTVQERRGGDVFEPVRERIRRNRGRIRTAGADYLAYSLLDAVVDGLFPVLESVGERMEVLEDEVVGEPTRPGLQRIHGVRRDLLGLRRVIWATRDALQALQREESPLIATETRIFLRDCHDHTVEGLELVETYRETAAFLMEVYLSAQNQRLNEVMKVLTVIATLFIPLTFIASIYGMNFQHMPELGWRYGYPAALGLMAVVAAGLIGYFRFRGWW; translated from the coding sequence ATGGGGTTCATCCGGAAGCGGCCGCAGATCCGGCTTCGAAAGGCGCTCGGGCTCCGGCGCCGGCGCGCGCTCAAGACCGGCGTGCCGCCCGGGATGCTCGTGGCCCCCGAGTCGCAACAGGGGCAACCGGCCCGGCTCACCGTCATCACGTTCAACCCGGACGAGTTCCAGGAGTTCGAGCCCAAGACGGTGGAGGAGTGCCTGGAGCTGGTCGGCCCGCCGGGCGCGACCTGGATCAACGTGGAGGGGCTCGGCCAGCCCGAGCTGCTGGCCAAGCTGGGGGAGCGCTTCGGCCTCCACCCGCTGGCGCTGGAGGACGTGGTGACGGTGCCGCAGCGTCCCAAGGTGGAAGCGTACGGGGATCACTACTTCATCGTGCTCCGGATGATCCGGCTCACGCCGGAGGTCGACGAGGAGCAGGTGAGCCTCTTCTTCGGCCGCGGCTTTGTCCTCACCGTGCAGGAGCGGCGCGGCGGTGACGTGTTCGAGCCCGTCCGGGAACGGATCCGTCGCAACCGCGGGCGCATCCGAACCGCCGGCGCCGACTATCTCGCCTACTCGCTCCTGGATGCGGTGGTGGACGGCCTCTTCCCCGTGCTGGAGTCGGTGGGCGAGCGCATGGAGGTTCTCGAGGACGAGGTGGTGGGCGAGCCGACGCGCCCGGGGCTCCAGCGGATCCATGGGGTCCGGCGGGACCTGCTCGGGTTGCGGCGCGTGATCTGGGCCACCCGCGACGCGCTGCAGGCGCTCCAGCGGGAGGAGTCGCCCCTGATCGCCACGGAGACCCGCATCTTCCTGCGGGACTGCCACGACCACACGGTGGAGGGGCTGGAGCTGGTGGAGACCTACCGTGAGACCGCCGCGTTCCTCATGGAAGTCTACCTCTCGGCTCAGAACCAGCGGTTGAACGAGGTCATGAAGGTCCTCACCGTTATCGCCACGCTCTTCATCCCCTTGACGTTCATCGCCAGCATCTACGGGATGAACTTCCAGCACATGCCCGAGCTGGGCTGGCGCTACGGCTATCCGGCCGCGCTCGGCCTGATGGCGGTGGTGGCGGCCGGCCTGATCGGCTACTTCCGCTTCCGCGGCTGGTGGTAG